In one window of Sardina pilchardus chromosome 23, fSarPil1.1, whole genome shotgun sequence DNA:
- the LOC134071493 gene encoding collagen alpha-1(VIII) chain-like — protein sequence MAGALPSAHLLFVVCQLYVVTYVHAGAYYGHKQLPQQQLPQQHLPQQHLPQHQPMPQIPHMPHGKETYPQQQYGGKDMHHIPYGNEMPILPQYREEPHPQMPIPMGKGKGKGKGDNIPRGEKGNGGDVGPVGPAGPPGQQGPPGQPGHGMPGPPGKPGPPGPQGYPGIGKPGMPGMPGKPGGMGPPGPKGELGPGGGEGPTGLSGPPGLPGPPGLPGIGKPGGQGLPGQPGGRGEPGHKGLPGISGVPGPKGDKGIGLPGLPGLKGPPGPSGPPGPPGLPGLGKTGLNGLPGVPGGPGKPGGPGEPGLAGPPGEGGEPGPPGFPGMGKPGLDGLPGKPGLPGGKGQPGPPGLPGGPGSPGLGKPGYPGPKGDKGHGGLPGQPGPKGEKGHGGGPGMIGPPGPSGPPGLPGHMGPPGGIGFPGLKGEGGNGGPKGPTGPKGEPGPAGLPGKPGYPGELGQPGPRGVPGPLGPPGENGHKGLPGLPGLPGKPGPKAENGIPGDKGFPGPIGIPGLMGPGGPLGPPGLPGHRGEPGGPGKPGYPGEGKPGLPGPVGPPGKPGGGGLPGQPGHPGQPGPPGPPGPPAQPPDITQVLPELGLDGKGYKGKGKPGADLIGRNGLEMPAFTAQLTNPFPPVGSPVIFNKILYNGGQNYNPQTGVFTCNVPGIYYFAYHVHCKGANVWVALYRNNEPVMYTYDEYKKGFLDQASGSAVLPLQTGDTVHIQLPSDQAAGLYAGQYVHSSFSGYLLYPM from the exons ATGGCAGGGGCTCTGCCCTCAGCTCACCTGCTGTTTGTGGTTTGCCAGCTTTATGTGGTCACCTATGTCCACGCAGGAGCGTATTACGGGCATAAGCagctgccacagcagcagctgccGCAGCAACACCTGCCCCAGCAACACCTGCCCCAGCACCAGCCCATGCCACAGATACCTCATATGCCCCATGGCAAGGAGACCTATCCCCAGCAGCAATACGGTGGCAAGGACATGCACCACATCCCATATGGCAACGAGATGCCCATCCTACCACAGTACAGAGAGGAGCCCCACCCACAGATGCCAATTCCCATGGgcaaaggaaaaggaaaaggaaaag GTGATAATATTCCTAGAGGTGAGAAAGGAAATGGAGGTGATGTTGGACCGGTAGGACCAGCAGGACCTCCTGGCCAACAAGGTCCTCCAGGGCAGCCAGGCCATGGAATGCCAGGCCCCCCAGGAAAGCCAGGCCCACCTGGCCCACAAGGCTACCCCGGAATTGGCAAACCAGGAATGCCAGGTATGCCAGGTAAACCTGGAGGGATGGGACCACCTGGACCAAAGGGAGAGTTGGGCCCAGGTGGCGGAGAGGGACCAACTGGATTGTCAGGACCCCCTGGCCTTCCAGGTCCTCCAGGCCTACCGGGTATAGGAAAACCTGGTGGACAAGGACTTCCGGGCCAGCCCGGGGGTCGTGGTGAACCAGGTCACAAGGGTCTACCAGGAATTTCAGGAGTTCCGGGCCCAAAAGGAGACAAAGGGATTGGTCTTCCAGGATTGCCAGGACTTAAAGGGCCACCAGGGCCTTCTGGACCACCAGGGCCACCAGGACTGCCAGGCTTGGGAAAAACTGGATTAAATGGTCTTCCAGGAGTCCCGGGAGGACCAGGAAAGCCAGGAGGCCCTGGAGAACCAGGGCTGGCTGGTCCACCAGGTGAAGGGGGTGAACCTGGCCCACCTGGTTTTCCTGGCATGGGGAAACCTGGCCTAGATGGGTTGCCTGGAAAACCAGGACTTCCTGGTGGCAAGGGGCAACCTGGTCCACCTGGCCTCCCTGGAGGACCAGGGTCACCTGGTCTTGGAAAACCAGGATATCCAGGTCCTAAAGGTGACAAAGGACATGGTGGTCTACCTGGCCAACCAGGTCCAAAAGGTGAAAAGGGTCATGGTGGCGGTCCAGGGATGATTGGCCCACCTGGACCTAGTGGACCTCCAGGCCTTCCAGGACACATGGGACCACCTGGTGGAATTGGTTTCCCTGGGCTAAAAGGAGAGGGTGGAAATGGAGGCCCAAAGGGTCCTACAGGCCCAAAAGGTGAGCCTGGCCCAGCTGGACTTCCGGGAAAGCCGGGATATCCAGGGGAATTAGGCCAACCAGGACCAAGAGGTGTCCCAGGACCACTTGGGCCACCAGGAGAAAATGGACACAAAGGTTTGCCTGGCCTTCCAGGTCTTCCCGGAAAGCCCGGACCCAAAGCTGAAAATGGAATCCCAGGTGATAAAGGTTTTCCAGGACCCATAGGAATCCCAGGTCTAATGGGCCCTGGTGGACCACTCGGTCCTCCTGGCCTTCCAGGACACAGGGGTGAACCAGGGGGTCCAGGCAAACCAGGTTACCCTGGTGAAGGAAAACCAGGCTTGCCAGGACCTGTTGGACCTCCAGGAAAACCAGGAGGTGGCGGCCTCCCTGGGCAGCCAGGACACCCAGGACAACCGGGTCCACCAGGACCTCCTGGCCCCCCTGCTCAACCTCCAGACATCACACAAGTTCTACCTGAATTGGGTTTAGATGGTAAAGGCTACAAGGGGAAAGGGAAGCCTGGAGCAGACCTTATCGGTAGGAATGGACTTGAAATGCCGGCGTTCACAGCACAGCTTACCAACCCTTTCCCTCCAGTTGGTAGTCCagtcattttcaacaaaatctTGTATAATGGCGGTCAGAACTACAATCCCCAAACAGGTGTCTTCACCTGCAATGTACCAGGAATCTATTACTTTGCCTACCACGTTCATTGTAAAGGAGCCAATGTTTGGGTTGCACTGTACAGAAACAATGAACCAGTAATGTACACTTATGATGAATACAAAAAGGGCTTCCTAGATCAAGCATCAGGAAGTGCAGTACTGCCACTACAGACAGGAGACACAGTACACATTCAGCTTCCATCTGATCAAGCAGCAGGACTTTATGCTGGACAATATGTCCATTCGTCTTTCTCTGGATATTTATTGTACCCCatgtaa